One segment of Acropora muricata isolate sample 2 chromosome 8, ASM3666990v1, whole genome shotgun sequence DNA contains the following:
- the LOC136926710 gene encoding leucine-rich repeat-containing protein 23-like: protein MSDFEDEEGVDEPVLDDENEDDTQKEEERSPENPLTEEMLADSLSLLCKTGDGLAHAYVRLDIHEKELTDVSILSSFIHLRYVDVSINQLRDISPLNSLTHMLTLKADRNLLNSAKLDELPYLQIASFANNKIMDTEGVNHPLLEQLNLSYNEVVEVSGFEPVKVGRLRVLELRGNKLMTSIGVSNLPNLKELYMASNALRTLEGLERLQHLTKLHVRDNQIEKLDGFSENMANLQYINLRGNNITDIKEVEKLKCLPLIRALLLMECPVSDEDDYRIEVLISLRRLERLDKDEYTDDERQEAEEIYEQRRQDLALATGTQEVIHTDEDD, encoded by the exons ATGTCGGACTTCGAAGACGAAGAGGGTGTTGATGAACCAGTGTTGGATGATGAAAATGAGGACGATACACAAAAAGAGGAGGAG AGATCTCCTGAGAATCCCCTAACAGAGGAGATGCTGGCTGACAGTCTGTCACTGCTATGTAAAACTGGTGATGGGCTTGCACATGCATATGTCCGCCTTGACATTCACGAAAA GGAATTAACAGACGTCAGCATTCTCAGTAGCTTCATTCACTTGAGATATGTG GATGTAAGCATCAACCAGTTGAGAGACATTTCACCACTGAATTCCTTGACTCATATGTTGACACTCAAGGCTGACAGAAATCTCTTAAACTCAGCCAAACTTGATGAG CTTCCATATCTTCAAATTGCAAGCTTtgcaaacaacaaaataatggACACAGAAGGTGTTAATCACCCACTACTAGAACAGTTAAACTTGTCAT ACAATGAGGTTGTAGAAGTTAGCGGCTTTGAACCTGTCAAAGTGGGAAGGTTGAGAGTATTGGAGCTGCGAGGAAACAAACTAATGACCAGTATAGGAGTTTCTAATCTTCCTAACCTGAAGGAGCTTTATATG GCCTCTAACGCTCTGCGAACTCTTGAAGGGCTGGAAAGGTTACAACACCTCACTAAACTCCATGTCCGTGataatcaaattgaaaaactgGATGGCTTCTCAGAAAACATGGCAAATCTTCAATACATAAATTTGAG AGGCAATAATATAACTGACATAAAAGAGGTTGAAAAACTGAAGTGTTTGCCGCTAATCAGAGCCTTACTGTTGATGG AATGTCCCGTATCTGATGAGGATGACTATCGTATCGAAGTGTTGATTAGTTTGCGTCGGCTTGAGAGGTTGGACAAAGACGAATACACTGATGATGAGAGACAAGAGGCTGAGGAG ATTTACGAGCAAAGAAGACAAGATTTAGCTTTGGCG ACTGGTACTCAAGAAGTTATACATACGGATGAAGATGACTGA
- the LOC136925708 gene encoding uncharacterized protein — MIMQELRRFTINNKQMGTNCSKSTRVIVPTSEQWKPDARSSPSNSSAANSGSTIRTLTDASIWNPFRLDLTEAEELLSKAEPGAFIFSHDVTSELFLSISMGNYVCHHAILSRDHGYYVGARRFSTIGAVVDYFKDNPLGETFLKQEFKSPLPKSTSQVQIKQHPDINISFPPLVPKNDEYELFAEGETLRTLQQTSCANESKSVITTQTSYCQSVHDQTSETQDSHLLVSMQIRKQRECSKITADSTLKRLTRGIAFDKAETSGEIQEACFSPIVIQRSPVMKS, encoded by the exons ATGATAATGCAAGAATTGAGAAGATTTACCATAAACAATAAACAGATGGGaacaaattgttcaaagtcGACAAGGGTTATTGTTCCCACATCAGAGCAATGGAAGCCCGATGCACGAAGTTCTCCCTCGAATTCATCAGCGGCTAACTCGGGTTCAACGATACGAACGTTAACAGACGCTTCCAT TTGGAATCCCTTTAGACTTGACCTAACCGAGGCTGAGGAGTTACTCTCGAAAGCCGAACCTGGTGCCTTTATATTTTCACATGATGTGACCTCGGAACTATTTCTCTCAATATC CATGGGAAACTACGTCTGTCACCATGCGATTTTGTCACGTGATCATGGATATTACGTAGGCGCCAGACGCTTCTCAACAATTGGTGCAGTGGTTGATTATTTCAAAGATAATCCTTTGGGGGAAACTTTCTTAAAACAAGAG TTTAAGTCGCCGCTTCCAAAGAGCACTTCACAAGTTCAAATTAAGCAGCATCCCGACATTAACATCTCCTTCCCACCACTAGTCCCAAAAAATGATGAATATGAGCTGTTCGCAGAAGGTGAGACATTGAGAACATTGCAGCAGACTTCCTGTGCCAATGAATCAAAATCGGTAATCACAACGCAGACGTCATACTGCCAATCAGTTCATGATCAAACCTCAGAAACTCAAGATAGCCACTTGCTCGTCTCCATGCAGATTCGAAAACAACGAGAGTGTTCCAAGATTACAGCTGATTCCACGTTAAAACGGCTGACTAGAGGCATAGCTTTTGATAAAGCAGAGACTTCAGGAG AAATTCAAGAAGCGTGCTTTTCTCCAATCGTCATTCAGAGAAGTCCTGTAATGAAATCCTAG
- the LOC136926711 gene encoding 72 kDa type IV collagenase-like, with amino-acid sequence MNRTIIKVTGCIRERTLAPDRMGKLSWTSMFAIFVLLACFMLRVTSPACFHKTTNDQCCRIPFKYKGVTYHSCTSRDHDRPWCSLTRRFNQKKGKKHDCACAQETTSGECCSFPFEYKGKTYDSCTMVDGNRPWCSLTPIYDKKRRRDCLLPQPPPCSIKTTTGECCSIPFKYKGKTYDSCTLVDLNTPWCSLDPVYNGTRGNCASVCNQRATTGGCCSYIIYPQ; translated from the exons ATGAACCGAACCATTATTAAAGTTACAGGGTGTATCAGGGAAAGAACTCTTGCTCCTGACAGAATGGGGAAATTAAGTTGGACCTCGATGTTCGCTATTTTCGTGTTACTTGCCTGTTTCATGCTGCGAG tgACGTCACCTGCTTGCTTTCATAAAACCACAAATGATCAATGTTGCAGAATCCCTTTCAAGTACAAAGGAGTAACTTATCATTCATGCACCAGCAGGGATCACGACAGGCCCTGGTGTTCCTTGACACGTCGATTCAaccaaaagaaaggaaagaagcaCGATTGTG CTTGCGCTCAGGAAACTACAAGTGGTGAATGCTGCAGCTTCCCATTCGAATACAAGGGAAAGACATATGATTCCTGCACAATGGTGGATGGCAATAGGCCTTGGTGTTCCCTTACTCCTATTTAtgacaagaaaagaagaagagacTGTC TGCTGCCACAACCACCACCGTGTTCCATAAAAACCACTACTGGAGAATGCTGCAGTATCCCTTTCAAGTACAAAGGGAAGACTTATGATTCTTGTACTCTTGTGGATCTCAACACACCCTGGTGTTCCTTGGATCCAGTGTACAATGGAACGCGAGGAAATTGTG CAAGTGTCTGTAATCAGAGAGCCACAACTGGCGGATGCTGCAGCTACATAATATACCCTCAATAG
- the LOC136925707 gene encoding manganese-dependent ADP-ribose/CDP-alcohol diphosphatase-like, translated as MVIDSNNEGDVLFVFGLITDIQYADIDDRPNYSKTKWRRYRNALSCLQRAVNHWKTQAPSPMFIIQLGDIIDGFNTEVVTTDKNERNISREALEAVLQEFSKLPSNTPVLHNIGNHELYNFSREELENSALHPANSCFHMLEPIPECVQNERKPFYFSFTPHPKFCFLHLDSYEISILGVKENSHEYEQASQILRKYNQNDDLHSPDGLQGLEQRFVKFNGAVSRKQLSWLRTVLTQVESKNQKAVIFSHVPLFPGIGDAGTLLWNYEDVLDVLWQFSCVVACFHGHTHKWDYARDNHGIHHCIFDAVVEAPLDSNAFATIQVKSNSIVINGFGVTPTRELEFQ; from the coding sequence ATGGTCATTGACTCTAATAACGAAGGCGATGTTTTGTTCGTCTTTGGTTTGATTACGGACATTCAATATGCAGACATCGACGATCGACCGAATTATTCAAAGACAAAATGGCGTCGATACCGAAACGCATTGTCTTGTTTACAAAGAGCAGTGAATCACTGGAAAACGCAGGCTCCTTCACCAATGTTTATCATTCAACTTGGAGATATCATTGACGGCTTTAATACAGAGGTTGTGACTACAGATAAGAATGAGAGAAATATTTCTCGAGAAGCTTTAGAGGCCGTCTTACAGGAATTTTCCAAGCTTCCTTCCAACACTCCTGTATTACATAACATTGGTAATCATGAGTTGTATAACTTCTCACGAGAAGAGCTTGAAAATTCTGCCCTTCATCCTGCCAACTCATGCTTTCACATGCTTGAGCCAATTCCAGAGTGTgtccaaaatgaaagaaaaccattttatttcagttttacacCTCATCCCAAGTTTTGCTTTTTGCACTTGGACAGCTATGAAATTAGCATTCTTGGAGTAAAGGAAAATTCACATGAGTATGAGCAAGCTTCTCAAATCCTGCGAAAGTACAATCAAAATGATGACCTTCACAGTCCAGATGGCCTACAAGGCCTTGAGCAACGCTTTGTGAAATTCAACGGAGCTGTAAGCAGGAAACAATTATCATGGCTTCGTACTGTGCTTACTCAGGTAGAAAGCAAGAACCAAAAAGCTGTAATATTCAGCCATGTTCCATTATTTCCTGGAATTGGAGATGCAGGCACACTGTTGTGGAATTATGAGGATGTACTTGATGTGTTGTGGCAATTTAGCTGTGTTGTTGCCTGTTTCCATGGTCACACTCATAAATGGGACTATGCCAGGGACAACCATGGTATCCATCACTGCATTTTTGATGCTGTAGTGGAAGCACCACTAGATTCAAATGCATTTGCCACAATTCAGGTCAAGAGCAATTCTATAGTGATTAATGGGTTTGGTGTTACACCAACTCGAGAGCTAGAATTCCAATGA
- the LOC136926712 gene encoding epididymal sperm-binding protein 1-like, translating into MGVASRTNSKIFVSTLVICVMLEVTSCASDCRQKTVDRHCCRIPFVYGGVTYNSCTKKDWHAYWCSLDAVYRGRWRNCALPLVSQQSSQQRSCSQKTTSRHCCSIPFKYGGVTYNSCTKKDWHSYWCSLDPVYRGRWGNCALPLVPQKPSCTQKTTAGKCCSIPFKYKGKTYNSCTLVDFNTPWCSLDPVYNGNRGNCPSVCNKRSTAGKCCSYIIYPQ; encoded by the exons ATGGGAGTTGCTTCAAGGACTAATAGCAAAATTTTCGTGTCAACGTTAGTTATTTGTGTTATGTTGGAAG TGACTTCATGTGCTTCAGATTGTCGCCAAAAAACTGTAGATCGTCACTGTTGCAGGATTCCTTTTGTTTACGGCGGAGTAACATACAATTCGTGTACAAAGAAAGATTGGCACGCGTATTGGTGCTCCTTGGATGCCGTGTACAGAGGACGATGGAGAAATTGTG CTTTGCCATTGGTATCACAACAAAGCTCACAACAAAGATCTTGCTCTCAGAAAACGACATCTAGACACTGCTGCAGCATCCCTTTCAAGTACGGAGGAGTGACATACAACTCGTGTACCAAGAAAGATTGGCACTCGTATTGGTGTTCATTGGATCCCGTGTACAGAGGAAGATGGGGAAATTGTG CATTGCCATTGGTTCCCCAAAAACCAAGTTGTACTCAGAAAACCACAGCTGGAAAATGCTGCAGCATCCCTTTCAAATACAAAGGGAAGACTTATAACTCTTGTACTCTTGTGGATTTCAACACACCTTGGTGTTCCTTGGATCCAGTCTACAACGGAAATCGAGGAAATTGTC CGAGTGTATGCAACAAAAGATCCACGGCTGGCAAATGCTGCAGTTACATAATATACCCGCAATAA